The genomic segment TTTCAAACTTCCACCCTCGTCATTTGAAACCATTGCTTAAAGTCGCTGAAATTAAACCAGCGGTTAACCAAATCATGGTTAATCCAAGTGACCAACAAGAAGAAATTGTCAATTTCAATGTGGATCATAATATCTTGACTGAAGCTTACAGCCCATTGGGAACAGGGAAGATTTTTGAAGTTGCTGAGTTAAATAGTTTAGCAACAAAATATGGTAAAACAGTTGCTCAAATTGTACTTCGTTGGTCACTTCATAAAGGATATTTGCCATTGCCAAAATCAGTGACAGAATCAAGAATTCGCGAAAATGCTGACCTATTTGATTTCCATTTGAGCATCGAAGATATTGCCTTTATTGATGGACTTCATGGTAAAGCAGGACTTGCTAAGAGCCCTGACGAAGTTGACTTTTAAGACTATTTCATTTCTAATGCTGTTTAACTTCTAAAAAATATAGAAGTTACTACGCTGTCGTTGCTCACTATAGTGCTACGTGCTTCGCACGCCGTTCTACGAACGAACGGTCTATGCAACTTCGTTGCTCCGCTGTCCGTTTGCTTAGCTGGTAAAGCAGCAAGAGCACTTAGTCGCAATCGCAACTTTTGCGTTTCACGCAATGCGTTAAGGGGACGGATAAGAAAAGTAATGCTTTTCCAATCGTCGCAAGGAAATATGGTATAAAATAGTACAACGCGTGTGAAATTGACGGAGAAAAGTCTGTCAGTATGCTGACAAAAGTGTTGGTCATCTATTGAAAATCTGTCAGTAAAATTTTACTGACAGATTTTTGTTAAATATTGAATCTGTTCTGAAGCTCATTTTTTTGCTTATACTAGTTCACCTAACATTTAGTAGTTGAACTGCAAATATACTGCCTTGCGCTTGCGCAAACTTTTGTTTCTAAAAAGAATTTGTAGAAGTGAAATAGTATTAGATGCTTATCGCAAGGACGGATGAAAAAGCTGAACGGGTGGTGGTAACAAGTTTATTGTATAAATACGAATAAAGGAGTAAGTTATGAAGAAATTACTTGTTGTTGTTGATTTTCAAAATGATTTTATTGACGGAAGTTTGGGGACACCAGAGGCGCAGAATATTGTGCCAGCAGTAATTAATAAGATAAAACAATATCCAAAAGAAGCCCGTGTGGCAACGATGGATACACACTTTGAAGATTATTTAACGACACAAGAAGGAAAAAATCTGCCAGTGATTCATTGTCTAAAAGAAACAGAAGGCTGGCAAATTCGCAGAGAAGCACAAATAGGATTTGAAGAAATTTTTGAGAAATCAACTTTTGGGTCAACCTCACTTGCGGAATATGTGCGAGATAGAAATTTTACTGAGGTTGAATTAATCGGAGTTTGCACAGATATTTGTGTGGTGTCTAACGCGCTTTTGATTAAGGCTTATGCACCAGAAACTAAGCTTATTGTGGATGCAGATTGCTGTGCAGGAGTGTCAAGAGAAAGTCATTTGGCAGCATTGAAAACGATGCAGTCCTGCCAGATTGAGGTGATTAATTACTGATAGAAAATCTGTCAGTATACTGACGAAAAAAACTGCGATATATCGCAGTTTTATTTGATTCGTAAATATTGACCAATCAGTATAGTGTCAGAAGATAAATGATTCCAAGCCTTGATTGAAGCGATTGGACTTCCTGATTTTTGAGATAGTCCCCAAAGTGTATCTCCTTTAACTACTTTGTGAATAGAAGATTGATTTGTGGGAGTATTTTGCGCAGGTTTATTGTTGACAGGCGTTGCGCTTGTAGAGCTGCTACCAACAATTAAGTTTTGACCAATATAGATGGTGTCAGATGACAGACGATTCCAAGTTTTAAGTTGCGCTACACTTGTTTTGTAGCGATTTGCCAATGCCCAAAGCGTATCTCCAGATTTAACTTTGATTGTTGTGTTCGTGCCGCTTGGTTTAGCTGGAGTTACTGGTGTTGTGGGTGTAGTGGTACTTGGTTTTGAGCTAGTGTTATTATTTGGACTGGTGCTACTTAGGACAAGTTTTTGTCCAATGTAGATAACATCACTCTTTAGCTTGTTTAGACTTTGGATTTGTGTGACACTGATGCCATATCTTTGTGAAATTCCCCAAAGTGTATCTCCAGCTTTTACGGTGTAGGTTTGTGTTGGTGTATTTGTGGTAGGTGTAGTGGTATTTCCAGTAGTGTTAGAACCATTAGAAGTTCCTCCACCATCAAAGCGAGTGAGGTTATATTGAGTGATGATGTTATTTAGGGAAGCACCATAGCTAGGGTCAGTGGCATATTTTCCTGTTAAAGCAGCAGTGGCTTGTTGGTAAGTTGAAGCATTAGCTCTCCATGCCTTGATGTAATAAGGACCGTTACCAAAGTTTGTTGTTTTTAGCACATAGGCATTATCTTGGAAACTTTCGTTGAATGAAGGGTAAACTCGGAAAGGCATATCTTTGGTTACCCATTTTCCATTAAGATATTCTTGTGTTTTAAAGACAACACTTTTGCCTTGATAACTTCCTTGGATACCAAAGAGATTGTAATAAGGGGCATTGGCGAGTTGACTTGTTCCCCAGTTACTCTCTAAGATGGCTTGAGCAATCATGACAGAGGGATAAAGTCCGTTTGCATCTGCAATTGGTTTAGCGGATGCTGCTATGTTTTCAATGAACGCTTCTTTTGAAGTTGTTGCGGCTTGGACGATAGACTCAGAATGTTGGATTAAGATGTCCTGAGTCGTCGTCAAAGTACCAGCGATAATTACAGCTCCTGCTATTTTTGAAGCAGGTTTATAGAGAATAATTGGTTTTTTGGGTTTCTTTTTAAGATGAGGATTTTTAACTTTTATACGTGAAGCAGGCATAGATGAGTCCTTTCAATTAAGAGTTGATTTTACATAGTCAAGTCATGAGTTGATAGTATCCAACCCATGCAAGTATTTTTTATTTTAATGAATTTTATGCGAAAGCATTTCTGATACTATTCTAACATGATTAAGGTGTAAAACAATAACAATATTATAAAAACATTAGAATAAAATATGTCATTTGTGTGGCCTTTTATGAAAGCTTTTTTCTGAAAGTATCATTTGATTTTATCTAAGAGTTTGTTATAATCGAGTGCGCAATATCAGGAGCTATGAGAAAAGACAAAAAGGAACCTGCTCTGTGAGCAGAACCCTATTTTCTATATTCTCCACGCTTCTTGACAGTATTGCTCACATCTTGTTATAATTGAGTTCGTACGATTAGAAATGAGTGAAAAAAGATAAATCTTTCCAAGAAACTTCGTTTCTCTCCGAGTTTTCCTATTTTTCATCATTTCTTGCAAATCGTGCTAACATCTTGTTATAATTAAGAGGAACTCAAGGGAGTAGCAGGAGCAAGTATTTATATTCAACGCTCTGGTAAGATCGACAGAACCGAAAGAAATTTCCGGTCTTATCAATCGCTCATGTCTTGTCATCAAAAATGCTTATATTGCTTTTTGATTCTGACTGGGTAAATTTGCAAGACTTGTGGCAGATTGCTACAGGTCTATTTTGTTATCTTGCACCTGTTTATTAATTTTTTGGAGGAAGAATCTTGGCTGAAATTCAAGAGAAAAAAGTACAATCACAAGCAGCTTTTCATCATTTGCCACTGACAGAGGTCTTTAATGAACTGTCAGCAACTGACAAAGGCCTCACAGAACAAGAGGCGAAAAAACGTCTCAACCAATATGGTGAAAATGAGTTAAATGCGAGTAAAAAGAAATCTTTACTGGTTAAATTTGCTGAACAGTTTAAGGATTTGATGATTATCATCTTGATTATTGCGGCGATTTTGTCGGTCATCACGAGTGGTGGGCATGACCTGTCTGATGCGATTATCATTATGGCTGTCGTCATTATCAATGCGATTTTCGGCGTTTATCAGGAGGGCAAAGCTGAGGCCGCGATTGAGGCGCTCAAGGACATGAGTTCGCCCATGGCAAGGGTTAAGCGAGACGGACATATTGTCGAGGTTGACAGCAAGGAACTCGTGCCGGGGGACATTGTGCTGCTCGAAGCTGGCGATGTTGTGCCCGCGGATATGCGGCTTTTGGAGTCAGCAAGTCTGAAAATTGAAGAAGCGGCACTGACAGGGGAGTCTGTTCCTGTTGAGAAAGATGCCAGACATTCTGTCAGCGCTGACAGTGGTATTGGTGACCGGCTGAATATGGCTTATCAAAATGCCAATGTGACTTATGGTCGAGGGAGCGGACTTGTGACTAATACAGCGATGTTTACTGAGGTTGGTAAAATCGCAAGTATGATTGAATCTGCTGATGAAACTGAAACACCATTGAAGCGCAACTTAAACAAGCTTTCAAAAGTGCTGACATGGGCAATTTTAGCAATTGCAGCAGTGACTTTTGCAGTTCATTTGCTGCGTGGTGGCGAAATTGTGCAAGGCTTGATGACCTCAGTGGCGCTTGCTGTGGCTGCGATTCCAGAGGGTTTGCCTGCGATTGTTACGATTGTTTTGGCGCTCGGCACGCAAGTGCTGGCAAAGAAAAATGCAATTGTCAGAAAGTTGCCTGCTGTGGAAACGCTGGGGTCAACGGAAATCATTGCCTCGGATAAGACGGGGACGCTGACGATGAATCAGATGACCGTGGAGAAAATTTTTACTGACGGAAAGCTGGTCAGCGCTGACGAAAAGCTGTCAGTAGATGATATGACTTTGCGCGTGATGAATTTTGCCAATGACACGAAGATTTCGGCTGATGGAAGTTTGATTGGTGACCCTACGGAAACGGCATTAGTCAAGTTTGGGCGGACGAAAGATTTTGATATTCGCTCAGAACTGACAGAAACGCCGCGCGTGGCAGAATTGCCTTTTGATAGTGACAGAAAGTTGATGTCCACGATTCATCAGCTTGATGACGGAAAATATCTCGTTGCTGTCAAAGGCGCTCCTGACCAACTCCTCAAACGTGCAAATAAAAAACTGGTCAGAGATGAAGTCAGTTCTTTGTCAGCAACTGACAGAAAAGAAATATTGACGGTCAATCATGAAATGGCGCATGAAGCCTTGCGCGTGCTGATGATGGCCTTTAAATACATTGACAAAGTGCCAGAAACGCTGACAAGCGAGGACTTGGAAAATGATTTGATTTTCGCTGGTCTGGTCGGGATGATTGACCCAGAGCGCGCCGAAGCCGCAGAGGCTGTCCGTGTGGCAAAGGCTGCGGGCATCCGCCCCATCATGATTACAGGAGACCATCAGGACACCGCCGAAGCCATTGCGAAGCGCCTCGGTATCATCAGTGAAAATGACAATGAAGATCATGTGCTGACAGGCGCAGAGCTGAATGACATGGACGATAAGACTTTCCAAAAGTCTGTCAGCCAGTACAGCGTTTACGCGCGCGTCAGTCCAGAGCACAAAGTCCGCATCGTCAAGGCTTGGCAAAATGAAGGTAAAGTCGTCGCGATGACGGGCGATGGTGTCAATGATGCGCCAGCGCTCAAAACGGCGGACATCGGCATTGGCATGGGCATCACGGGGACAGAAGTCAGTAAGGGCGCGTCAGACATGGTACTTGCCGATGATAATTTTGCCACGATTATCGTTGCCGTCGAAGAAGGACGAAAAGTTTTCGCCAATATCCAAAAGACGATTCAATATCTGCTTTCTGCCAACACAGCGGAAGTGCTGACGATTTTCCTTGCAACGATGTTTGGTTGGGACGTGCTGCTTCCTGTTCATTTGCTCTGGATAAATCTTGTAACAGACACATTCCCGGCGATTGCGCTCGGTGTCGAGCCAAATGAACCAGGAAGTATGCAGCAAAAACCACGTGGTAAAAAAGCGTCATTCTTCAGTGGTGGTGTGCTATCTGCCACAATTTATCAAGGGCTTCTGCAAGCGGCATTGACACTCGGAGTTTATGGGCTTGCGCTTGCATTTCCCGAACACGCAGGCAATCATACCATGATGCACCAAGACGCATTGACGATGGCCTTTGCGACACTTGGCTTGATTCAACTTTTCCATGCGTTTAATGTCAAATCCATTCATCAGTCGATTTTCAAAGTCGGCGCATTCAAGTCGAAAACCTTTAACTGGTCGATCCTTGTCAGCTTTGCTCTGCTTGCTTGTGTTATTCTTATTCCAGGGCTAAATGGCATTTTCCATGTCAGTCACTTGGATTTATACCAATGGGGAATGGTACTTGGCATGAGTTTTGCTGTCATTATCATTGTTGAAATTGTCAAATTTGTTCAAAGATTAATGATGAAAAAAGCGTAAATACCAGTATTAATCAGTGATGAAAAAATAAAATCTTGTCAGTTCAATGCGCCTAAATGAAGCATTGAACTGACAAGATTTTTTGAATTTAAAATATAACATTTTTTGAACAAAACAGATACATTTACACAGAAAATTTTAATAATTGCCTAAAAACACGATGACACAAGATATAGTATAGCTTTACATAATATACTACTAGATATTGTGTCGCGTGAGATAATTTGATAGAATAAGGAGTAAAGAAAATTAGATTTGAAGAGGATAGGTAGATGAAAGTTGGAGTAGTAAGCCCTAATGCCGAAATTAATGTAATCAATGTTGTTAAACGTGACGGACGTTCTGTCAAATTTGACAGCCAAAAGATTTTTGATGCGCTAACAAAAGCAGCTGAAAAGGTTGGAACGATTGACCTGTCATCTCGCAGTACTGCCAACTTTGGCGGCAGCACCCACGCTGTCGATTTTCGCTATGACGCTGAAGCGTCAAGTCAAATCGCAGAACTGACAGCAATCACTGACAGAGTGGTCAGTGAGATTTTTAGTCGTTTTCATGAAGATGTAAAAATTTATGAGATTCAAAGCATTGTTGAGCAAGAATTAATTGAATCAGGTAATACCGAGCTTGCTGAAGAATACATTAGTTATCGTGCTAATCGTGATTTGGCACGGACCAAAGCAACTGACATCAACTTCACTATCGAAAAACTCATTAATCGCGACCAGACGGTTGTCAATGAAAATGCCAATAAAGACAGCAACGTTTTTAACACACAACGTGACTTGACCGCAGGTGCCGTTTCAAAAGCGATTGGTCTGAAATTATTGCCACCACACGTCGCCAATGCGCATCAAAAAGGCGATATTCACTATCATGACCTTGATTATTCACCTTTTACTACCATGTCAAATTGCTGCTTAATTGACTTCAAAAATATGTTTGAAAATGGCTTTAAGCTTGGTAATGCTCAAGTTGATTCACCAAAATCAATCCAAACGGCAACAGCTCAGGCCAGTCAAATCATTGCCAATGTCGCAAGCTCCCAGTACGGTGGTTGCTCCTTTGACCGTGCAGATGAAGTCCTTGCACCTTATGCCAAATTAAATTACGAAAAACACCTGAAAGATGCTGAAAAATGGATTGAAAATCCTGAAAAACGAGAAGCCTATGCCAAAGAAAAAACGGCAAAAGACATCTATGATGCCATGCAATCTTTAGAATATGAAATTAACACGCTCTTTACCAGCAACGGTCAAACGCCATTTGTCACAGTTGGTTTTGGACTTGGTACGGATTGGTACGCGCGCGAAATCCAAAAAGCCATTCTCAAAGTCCGAATTGGCGGTCTTGGCTCAGAACACCGCACGGCAATTTTCCCTAAGCTGATTTTTACACTCAAACGTGGGCTAAATCTGGAAGTTGGTACACCCAATTATGATATCAAACAGCTCGCCCTCGAATGCTCAACCAAGCGGATGTATCCAGATATTTTGAGTTATGACAAGATTGTTGAGTTGACAGGCTCATTCAAAGCCAGCATGGGTTGCCGTTCATTTCTTCAAGGTTGGAAAGATGCCGAAGGTAATGATGTCACGGCAGGACGTAATAATCTCGGTGTGGTTACTGTCAATCTACCTCGTATTGCACTTGAAGCTGCAGGTGATCAAGCAAAATTCTGGGAAATCTTCAACGAACGCATCGAAATCGCGCATGATGCCCTTGCTTTTCGTGTGGAACGTGCCAAAGAAGCTCAGCCCAAAAATGCACCAATCCTCTTCATGAACGGTGCGCTGGGCAGACTTGATGCGGAAGGCGCGGTAGATGAACTCTACAAAAATGAACGTGCCACCGTCAGCCTTGGCTATATTGGACTTTATGAAGTGGCGACCACTTTTTACGGATCGACCTGGGAGTCTAATCCAGAAGCGAAAGCCTTCACGATTGAGATTGTCAAACGAATGCATGAAGACTGCGAAGCTTGGTCTAAGGCATCTGGTTACCATTACTCAGTTTATAGCACACCGTCAGAAAGCCTGACCGACCGTTTTTGCCGTATGGACAAGGAAAAATTTGGCAGTGTTCCTGACATCACGGACAAAGACTACTATACCAACTCTTTCCACTACGACATCCGAAAAAATCCGACCCCATTTGAAAAATTAGAATTTGAAAAAGACTATCCCGTCTATGCCAATGGTGGTTTTATCCACTATTGCGAATATCCGATGATTCAACAAAATCCAAAAGCGCTTGAAGCCGTCTGGGACTTCGCCTACGACCGTATCGGCTATCTGGGTACCAATGCGCCTATCGACCACTGCTACGCCTGCGGCTTTGAAGGCGACTTTGCGCCAACTGAACGTGGGTTCAAATGTCCACAATGCGGCAATGACGATCCCAAAACCTGTGACGTTGTCAAGCGGACTTGTGGCTATCTCGGCAATCCCCAAGCACGCCCAATGGTACATGGCCGCCACAAGGAAATCTCTGCGCGCGTGAAGCATATGAACGGTTCTGTTGGGGTGTTGAATGATGGAAACCTGATTGATTCTGAAGCGGTTGATGAAGCAAAGAGTAAGTATTTTGTGGAGAAATAGCAATGATCTATTTACATGCAGTAAACATATTTTGGGATAACAATGGAAATTTTCAATGGGGGAGTATCGCAGCAATAATCAGTTTGCTCTCTGCTTGTCTGAGTGTCTGGGGAATCAAGCGGAATATAGATGCAAATCTTAGAGCTAAGGCCAGAATTGAGTGGATTCAAGAAGTTAGGAGGCAGACTGCAACAGTTTATAAATCATATAGGGAGTTACGTTCTGCATATTTACAAAAAGAGGGGAGAGCGATTGCTTATACAAAATATCAAACTGATTTAAGACTGTTGAAATTATATTTTGCAGATAATGACGACAACTTTCCTGGCGAATCGGATACGGCAATAATTTTAAAAAATAGTAAAGATAACAAAGGGAAAAATAAATATCTCATTCATGTGATTGATAAATTACAGGAAGTGAAAAGTAAACTAAACGAGAAAGATATTTTAGCAGCAACAGGGAATTTTAGTCAATATTATGTAGAACTTGATGAACTTATGGGATATATTAGTATTTATCTTAAAATTGAGTGGGATAAGGCGAAAAAAGGCAAATAGGAATCTAAATAGATTAGGCTAAATTTTCAAAGTAGATTTAGTGATTGACCAATTACTTTATGACGAGATGATTTTACAAACAAAGAAGGGAGATTACCAATATGCCCATAAAAACTCTAATCCTAACGAACACATGGTTGACGCAGTCATTCAAAGCAAAGCTTGAAAATCTGTTTGCTCATCAGACAGATTATGAAGTTCAATTCAAATCTGAGGCAGACCTGACGGCGGATGATTTTGCAGAAACAGAAGTTTTGATTGCGATCCCGTCGCCACAGCTTTTGCCGAAGTTCAAGAAATTAAAATGGCTTCAGCTTTTCTCAGCAGGCACTAATGGCTATACTGAGGGGGCGGCTTTTCCTGCGGGTGTGGCGTTGACCAATGCTTCTGGTACTTATGGCGTGACGATTTCGGAGCATTTATTGACGATGGCGCTCGTTTTGATGCGGCGGTTCAATGTTTATGCGAGCCAGCAGGAGCAAGAGATCTGGCAAAATGCTGGCGATTTGCAGTCAATTTATGGTTCAACGATTTTGGTGCATGGTTTGGGCGATATTGGTGGGCATTTTGCACAGAAAGTGCAAGCGCTCGGTGCGCACGTGATTGCGGTCAAACGCACAGTTTATGGCGATGACCAATTTGCCGACGAAGTCTATCCAGAAAGTGAGCTGGACAAAATCTTGCCCAAGGTAGATTTGATTGCGACGAGCGTCCCTGGAACAAAAGAAACTTACAAGCTGTTTGACGCGGCGAAATTTGCTCTGATGAAGCCGAACGCAATTTTCCTCAATGTCGGGCGTGGGACAAATGTGGATTTGGAGGCGCTTTGTGATGCGTTGGACAATGGGAAATTAGGCGCTGCAGGTCTTGATGTGACTGACCCAGAGCCATTGCCAAAGGGTCATCGCGCTTGGCATACGCCAAATCTGCTGATTACGCCACACGCATCTGGCGGCTACACCATTCCTGAGAGCAGACATCGTTTTATTGAGATTTTGCGGACGAATTTGCAGAATTATATAGAGGGTAAACCGCTGCGCAATCTGGTTGATATGCAGACAGGATATAAGAAAAAATAAAATGAATTGGCAGATGAAATCTGCCTTTTGTATAGAATAAAATGGAGAGAACATCTCATGAATAATCCTAAACCAAAGGAGTGGACGGCAGCAGATTTATCTCAAAATTATGTTGCTGACTATAAACCGTTCAATTTTGTGGACGGAGAGGGTGTACGTTGCTCGCTTTATGTGAGTGGTTGTATGTTTCACTGTGAAGGCTGTTATAATCAAGCGACTTGGGCGTTTCGTTACGGGACGCCTTATACAAAAGCACTTGAAGAACGTATCATGGCAGACTTGGCGCAACCTTATGTGCAAGGATTGACCTTGCTTGGTGGTGAGCCATTTCTCAATACTACTTTTTTGATTCCTTTACTTAGGCGAATTCGGCAGGAGTTACCTGAAAAAGATATTTGGTCTTGGACAGGATATACTTGGGAAGAACTGATGGTGGAAACCCAAGATAAACTTGAAATGCTAGAGTTGTTAGATATTTTAGTTGATGGGCGTTTTGAGTTGTCAAAGAAAAACTTGATGTTACAATTTCGAGGGTCATCTAATCAACGAATTATTGATGTGAAAAGATCCGTCAGTGCTGACAAAGTCGTGATTTGGGATAAACTCAACGATGGTAATCAGTCATTTGAACAAATACACAAAGAAAAATTAATCTAGTACTGTTTAATTTCTAAAATACTTTTAGAAGTCCTCCCATTGCACTACGTTGTCGACACACTAAGCGTTTATTCGCTTTATATCGCGATAAGGCGAAGTGATGCTAAAGTCGCTATTGTACGAGATCTGATCCCACGTGTAACCTTTCAAAGCTGTGAAATGAGAAAAGCATTGTTTTTTCCAATTGGTGCAAGACAGTGTAGCTAGGTTAGCTAGTACAAATAGAAAAAATAAACTCTGTCAGTGCGCTGACAGAGTTTTTAGTCGTTGATTTTATGCTTATTTTGTTCGAATGAACTGTCAGCAGACTGACAGAAATTTTATTTGAATAATTTACCAAAATCAATGTCATCATCATCAATTTTGACTTGTGCTAATACTTTTTTTAGCGGTAAGTTTTTCTTTTTTGTTTTTAGATAGGGGTGTAGTTCCTGACGTTTAACAGTTTCTTGAAGAACTTTTTGAGGTTCATTCTGAGTTTTTGGATTTTTTTTAAGTGACTTATTTGGGGATTTTGGTAACACAAAATTTTCTGATGGAAATGTTTCGTTGAGTTTATTGATGATGGTTTCAATGCCAAAGTTACTGCCAATCCAAAAAGGTGTACCAGTCATTTTGCAAGCCTCTTTGGCAAATCGGATAGAATGATGTGCAACGTTGCGATTGCGCATGATGACAAAGTCAGCCTTTGCAACAAGTTGATTGATTTCCGAGCGGTTTGGTGTTTTTTTGTCAAAGCCTAAAAAAGTAACACCTACTTTTGAAAGAAGCATCTGTAAATCTCCCCAGTATTTTGCCTCCTCAATGACTAATAATGTTTTCATTAACACTCATTTCTAACAAAAAACGAACCCAAATAGGTTCGTACGGATAAGGAGAGAAGGGGATTCGAACCCCCGAAACGCTTTTGACGTTTACACACTTTCCAGGCGTGCTCCTTCGACCACTCGGACATCTCTCCGCGACCTTTCTATTATACCAAATTTACGTGAAAAGTTGTCAATGAAAAGCGCT from the Lactococcus allomyrinae genome contains:
- a CDS encoding cysteine hydrolase family protein is translated as MKKLLVVVDFQNDFIDGSLGTPEAQNIVPAVINKIKQYPKEARVATMDTHFEDYLTTQEGKNLPVIHCLKETEGWQIRREAQIGFEEIFEKSTFGSTSLAEYVRDRNFTEVELIGVCTDICVVSNALLIKAYAPETKLIVDADCCAGVSRESHLAALKTMQSCQIEVINY
- a CDS encoding LysM peptidoglycan-binding domain-containing protein yields the protein MPASRIKVKNPHLKKKPKKPIILYKPASKIAGAVIIAGTLTTTQDILIQHSESIVQAATTSKEAFIENIAASAKPIADANGLYPSVMIAQAILESNWGTSQLANAPYYNLFGIQGSYQGKSVVFKTQEYLNGKWVTKDMPFRVYPSFNESFQDNAYVLKTTNFGNGPYYIKAWRANASTYQQATAALTGKYATDPSYGASLNNIITQYNLTRFDGGGTSNGSNTTGNTTTPTTNTPTQTYTVKAGDTLWGISQRYGISVTQIQSLNKLKSDVIYIGQKLVLSSTSPNNNTSSKPSTTTPTTPVTPAKPSGTNTTIKVKSGDTLWALANRYKTSVAQLKTWNRLSSDTIYIGQNLIVGSSSTSATPVNNKPAQNTPTNQSSIHKVVKGDTLWGLSQKSGSPIASIKAWNHLSSDTILIGQYLRIK
- a CDS encoding cation-translocating P-type ATPase — encoded protein: MQEKKVQSQAAFHHLPLTEVFNELSATDKGLTEQEAKKRLNQYGENELNASKKKSLLVKFAEQFKDLMIIILIIAAILSVITSGGHDLSDAIIIMAVVIINAIFGVYQEGKAEAAIEALKDMSSPMARVKRDGHIVEVDSKELVPGDIVLLEAGDVVPADMRLLESASLKIEEAALTGESVPVEKDARHSVSADSGIGDRLNMAYQNANVTYGRGSGLVTNTAMFTEVGKIASMIESADETETPLKRNLNKLSKVLTWAILAIAAVTFAVHLLRGGEIVQGLMTSVALAVAAIPEGLPAIVTIVLALGTQVLAKKNAIVRKLPAVETLGSTEIIASDKTGTLTMNQMTVEKIFTDGKLVSADEKLSVDDMTLRVMNFANDTKISADGSLIGDPTETALVKFGRTKDFDIRSELTETPRVAELPFDSDRKLMSTIHQLDDGKYLVAVKGAPDQLLKRANKKLVRDEVSSLSATDRKEILTVNHEMAHEALRVLMMAFKYIDKVPETLTSEDLENDLIFAGLVGMIDPERAEAAEAVRVAKAAGIRPIMITGDHQDTAEAIAKRLGIISENDNEDHVLTGAELNDMDDKTFQKSVSQYSVYARVSPEHKVRIVKAWQNEGKVVAMTGDGVNDAPALKTADIGIGMGITGTEVSKGASDMVLADDNFATIIVAVEEGRKVFANIQKTIQYLLSANTAEVLTIFLATMFGWDVLLPVHLLWINLVTDTFPAIALGVEPNEPGSMQQKPRGKKASFFSGGVLSATIYQGLLQAALTLGVYGLALAFPEHAGNHTMMHQDALTMAFATLGLIQLFHAFNVKSIHQSIFKVGAFKSKTFNWSILVSFALLACVILIPGLNGIFHVSHLDLYQWGMVLGMSFAVIIIVEIVKFVQRLMMKKA
- the nrdD gene encoding anaerobic ribonucleoside-triphosphate reductase, with the translated sequence MKVGVVSPNAEINVINVVKRDGRSVKFDSQKIFDALTKAAEKVGTIDLSSRSTANFGGSTHAVDFRYDAEASSQIAELTAITDRVVSEIFSRFHEDVKIYEIQSIVEQELIESGNTELAEEYISYRANRDLARTKATDINFTIEKLINRDQTVVNENANKDSNVFNTQRDLTAGAVSKAIGLKLLPPHVANAHQKGDIHYHDLDYSPFTTMSNCCLIDFKNMFENGFKLGNAQVDSPKSIQTATAQASQIIANVASSQYGGCSFDRADEVLAPYAKLNYEKHLKDAEKWIENPEKREAYAKEKTAKDIYDAMQSLEYEINTLFTSNGQTPFVTVGFGLGTDWYAREIQKAILKVRIGGLGSEHRTAIFPKLIFTLKRGLNLEVGTPNYDIKQLALECSTKRMYPDILSYDKIVELTGSFKASMGCRSFLQGWKDAEGNDVTAGRNNLGVVTVNLPRIALEAAGDQAKFWEIFNERIEIAHDALAFRVERAKEAQPKNAPILFMNGALGRLDAEGAVDELYKNERATVSLGYIGLYEVATTFYGSTWESNPEAKAFTIEIVKRMHEDCEAWSKASGYHYSVYSTPSESLTDRFCRMDKEKFGSVPDITDKDYYTNSFHYDIRKNPTPFEKLEFEKDYPVYANGGFIHYCEYPMIQQNPKALEAVWDFAYDRIGYLGTNAPIDHCYACGFEGDFAPTERGFKCPQCGNDDPKTCDVVKRTCGYLGNPQARPMVHGRHKEISARVKHMNGSVGVLNDGNLIDSEAVDEAKSKYFVEK
- a CDS encoding D-2-hydroxyacid dehydrogenase, with product MPIKTLILTNTWLTQSFKAKLENLFAHQTDYEVQFKSEADLTADDFAETEVLIAIPSPQLLPKFKKLKWLQLFSAGTNGYTEGAAFPAGVALTNASGTYGVTISEHLLTMALVLMRRFNVYASQQEQEIWQNAGDLQSIYGSTILVHGLGDIGGHFAQKVQALGAHVIAVKRTVYGDDQFADEVYPESELDKILPKVDLIATSVPGTKETYKLFDAAKFALMKPNAIFLNVGRGTNVDLEALCDALDNGKLGAAGLDVTDPEPLPKGHRAWHTPNLLITPHASGGYTIPESRHRFIEILRTNLQNYIEGKPLRNLVDMQTGYKKK
- the nrdG gene encoding anaerobic ribonucleoside-triphosphate reductase activating protein; this translates as MNNPKPKEWTAADLSQNYVADYKPFNFVDGEGVRCSLYVSGCMFHCEGCYNQATWAFRYGTPYTKALEERIMADLAQPYVQGLTLLGGEPFLNTTFLIPLLRRIRQELPEKDIWSWTGYTWEELMVETQDKLEMLELLDILVDGRFELSKKNLMLQFRGSSNQRIIDVKRSVSADKVVIWDKLNDGNQSFEQIHKEKLI
- a CDS encoding DUF2325 domain-containing protein; the protein is MKTLLVIEEAKYWGDLQMLLSKVGVTFLGFDKKTPNRSEINQLVAKADFVIMRNRNVAHHSIRFAKEACKMTGTPFWIGSNFGIETIINKLNETFPSENFVLPKSPNKSLKKNPKTQNEPQKVLQETVKRQELHPYLKTKKKNLPLKKVLAQVKIDDDDIDFGKLFK